A genomic window from Salvelinus namaycush isolate Seneca chromosome 5, SaNama_1.0, whole genome shotgun sequence includes:
- the LOC120047852 gene encoding proton-coupled amino acid transporter 1-like isoform X1, translating to MTSNTDNRQDGPGPVLSRISASTSEEDVLCPTPPLPPGPDSQYERIGGQTGTSFLQTLIHLLKGNIGTGLLGLPLAVRNAGLVLGPLSLFAMGIIAVHCMNLLVMCSHHLSVKLNKPFLDYGDAVQYGMENVSWLRRYSIWGRRIVNVFLITTQLGFCCVYFVFLSDNVKQVVEASNGTTMNCHNNQTAVTVPSFDSRLYMLCFLPAVILLVFTRNLKYLAPLSLAANLAMCASLVLIYFFCFTNIPNRISLPKVGHAKDYPLFFGTAIFAFEGIGVVLPLENKMQKPQSFNMVLYLGMGIVTFLYISLGTIGYITFGEAIGGSVTLNLPNCWMYQIVKLLYCFGIYITFALQFYVPAEILIPPAVSRVSERWKLPVDLLIRTALVFFTCVLAILIPQLDLVISLVGSISSSFLALIFPPLLQILTYHNEGLSPWVIVKNTLISVIGFIGFITGTYISITEIIKRNGRHDNLDVTFFQVQ from the exons ATGACCTCCAACACTGACAATCGTCAAGACG GCCCAGGTCCAGTTCTCTCCAGGATATCAGCGAGCACCTCTGAGGAGGATGTTCTCTGTCCTACTCCACCTCTGCCCCCTGGACCTGATTCTCAGTATGAGAGAATTGGAGGCCAAACAGGGACTTC GTTTTTACAGACCCTGATCCACCTCCTGAAGGGGAACATCGGTACAGGGCTGCTAGGCCTACCTCTGGCTGTCAGGAACGCAGGCCTtgtg TTAGGACCTCTGAGTCTGTTTGCCATGGGGATAATAGCAGTCCACTGTATGAACCTGCTTGTAATGTGTTCCCACCACCTCAGTGTAAA gttgaacaagccctttctgGACTATGGTGATGCTGTGCAGTATGGTATGGAGAATGTCTCGTGGCTGAGAAGGTACTCAATATGGGGGAG GCGGATAGTTAACGTGTTTCTGATCACCACccagctgggtttctgctgtgtCTACTTCGTCTTCCTCAGTGACAACGTCAAACAG GTGGTGGAAGCTTCTAACGGGACAACCATGAACTGCCATAACAACCAGACGGCTGTGACCGTCCCCAGCTTTGACTCCCGTCTCTACATGTTGTGTTTCCTGCCAGCCGTTATACTCCTGGTGTTCACCCGCAACCTGAAGTACCTGGCACCCCTCTCTCTGGCAGCCAACCTGGCCATGTGTGCTAGTCTGGTCCTCATCTACTTCTTCTGCTTCACG AACATCCCAAATCGTATCAGCCTGCCGAAGGTGGGTCATGCCAAAGACTACCCTCTCTTCTTTGGAACGGCCATCTTTGCTTTCGAGGGGATAGGAGTG GTCCTGCCCCTGGAGAACAAGATGCAGAAGCCTCAGAGTTTCAATATGGTTCTATATCTGGGAATGGGCATCGTCACCTTCCTCTATATCAGCTTGGGGACCATAGGGTACATCACCTTTGGAGAGGCCATAGGGGGAAGTGTCACCCTTAACTTACCCAACTGCTG gATGTATCAGATTGTAAAACTGCTCTACTGTTTCGGTATCTACATCACCTTTGCCCTTCAGTTCTACGTGCCAGCTGAGATCCTGATTCCTCCAGCGGTGTCCCGCGTCTCAGAGAGATGGAAACTCCCGGTTGATCTTCTGATCCGCACTGCGCTCGTCTTCTTCACCT GTGTCCTGGCCATATTGATCCCCCAGCTGGACCTGGTCATCTCTTTAGTGGGGTCCATCAGCAGCAGTTTCCTGGCTCTCATCTTCCCTCCACTTCTCCAGATCCTCACCTACCACAACGAAGGTCTGTCTCCCTGGGTCATCGTCAAGAACACCCTGATCTCTGTCATCGGCTTCATCGGCTTCATCACCGGCACCTATATATCCATCACAGAGATCATCAAACGCAACGGCAGACATGACAATCTGGATGTGACCTTCTTCCAGGTCCAGTGA
- the LOC120047852 gene encoding proton-coupled amino acid transporter 1-like isoform X2 — protein MTSNTDNRQDGPGPVLSRISASTSEEDVLCPTPPLPPGPDSQYERIGGQTGTSFLQTLIHLLKGNIGTGLLGLPLAVRNAGLVLGPLSLFAMGIIAVHCMNLLVMCSHHLSVKLNKPFLDYGDAVQYGMENVSWLRRRIVNVFLITTQLGFCCVYFVFLSDNVKQVVEASNGTTMNCHNNQTAVTVPSFDSRLYMLCFLPAVILLVFTRNLKYLAPLSLAANLAMCASLVLIYFFCFTNIPNRISLPKVGHAKDYPLFFGTAIFAFEGIGVVLPLENKMQKPQSFNMVLYLGMGIVTFLYISLGTIGYITFGEAIGGSVTLNLPNCWMYQIVKLLYCFGIYITFALQFYVPAEILIPPAVSRVSERWKLPVDLLIRTALVFFTCVLAILIPQLDLVISLVGSISSSFLALIFPPLLQILTYHNEGLSPWVIVKNTLISVIGFIGFITGTYISITEIIKRNGRHDNLDVTFFQVQ, from the exons ATGACCTCCAACACTGACAATCGTCAAGACG GCCCAGGTCCAGTTCTCTCCAGGATATCAGCGAGCACCTCTGAGGAGGATGTTCTCTGTCCTACTCCACCTCTGCCCCCTGGACCTGATTCTCAGTATGAGAGAATTGGAGGCCAAACAGGGACTTC GTTTTTACAGACCCTGATCCACCTCCTGAAGGGGAACATCGGTACAGGGCTGCTAGGCCTACCTCTGGCTGTCAGGAACGCAGGCCTtgtg TTAGGACCTCTGAGTCTGTTTGCCATGGGGATAATAGCAGTCCACTGTATGAACCTGCTTGTAATGTGTTCCCACCACCTCAGTGTAAA gttgaacaagccctttctgGACTATGGTGATGCTGTGCAGTATGGTATGGAGAATGTCTCGTGGCTGAGAAG GCGGATAGTTAACGTGTTTCTGATCACCACccagctgggtttctgctgtgtCTACTTCGTCTTCCTCAGTGACAACGTCAAACAG GTGGTGGAAGCTTCTAACGGGACAACCATGAACTGCCATAACAACCAGACGGCTGTGACCGTCCCCAGCTTTGACTCCCGTCTCTACATGTTGTGTTTCCTGCCAGCCGTTATACTCCTGGTGTTCACCCGCAACCTGAAGTACCTGGCACCCCTCTCTCTGGCAGCCAACCTGGCCATGTGTGCTAGTCTGGTCCTCATCTACTTCTTCTGCTTCACG AACATCCCAAATCGTATCAGCCTGCCGAAGGTGGGTCATGCCAAAGACTACCCTCTCTTCTTTGGAACGGCCATCTTTGCTTTCGAGGGGATAGGAGTG GTCCTGCCCCTGGAGAACAAGATGCAGAAGCCTCAGAGTTTCAATATGGTTCTATATCTGGGAATGGGCATCGTCACCTTCCTCTATATCAGCTTGGGGACCATAGGGTACATCACCTTTGGAGAGGCCATAGGGGGAAGTGTCACCCTTAACTTACCCAACTGCTG gATGTATCAGATTGTAAAACTGCTCTACTGTTTCGGTATCTACATCACCTTTGCCCTTCAGTTCTACGTGCCAGCTGAGATCCTGATTCCTCCAGCGGTGTCCCGCGTCTCAGAGAGATGGAAACTCCCGGTTGATCTTCTGATCCGCACTGCGCTCGTCTTCTTCACCT GTGTCCTGGCCATATTGATCCCCCAGCTGGACCTGGTCATCTCTTTAGTGGGGTCCATCAGCAGCAGTTTCCTGGCTCTCATCTTCCCTCCACTTCTCCAGATCCTCACCTACCACAACGAAGGTCTGTCTCCCTGGGTCATCGTCAAGAACACCCTGATCTCTGTCATCGGCTTCATCGGCTTCATCACCGGCACCTATATATCCATCACAGAGATCATCAAACGCAACGGCAGACATGACAATCTGGATGTGACCTTCTTCCAGGTCCAGTGA